One window from the genome of Lutra lutra chromosome X, mLutLut1.2, whole genome shotgun sequence encodes:
- the ZMYM3 gene encoding zinc finger MYM-type protein 3 isoform X2, with amino-acid sequence MDPSDFPSPFDPLTLPEKPLAGDLPVDMEFGEDLLESQTAPTRGWAPPGPSPSSGALDLLDTPAGLEKDPGVLDGATELLGLGGLLYKAPSPPEVDHGPEGTLAWDAGDQTLEPGPGGQTPEVVPPEAGSGANPSSPEGLLEPLAPDSPITLQSPHIEEEETTNIATGRRGSPGQEEELPQGQPQSPNGPPSPSVGETLGDGINSSQTKPGGPSPPAHPSLPGDGLTGKASEKPPERKRSERVRRVEPPKPEVVDSTESIPVSDEDSDAMVDDPNDEDFVPFRPRRSPRMSLRSSVAQRAGRSAVGTKMTCAHCRTPLQKGQTAYQRKGLPQLFCSSSCLTTFSKKPSGKKTCTFCKKEIWNTKDSVVAQTGSGGSFHEFCTSVCLSLYEAQQQRPIPQSGDPADATRCSICQKTGEVLHEVSNGSVVHRLCSDSCFSKFRANKGLKTNCCDQCGAYIYTKTGSPGPELLFHEGQQKRFCNTTCLGAYKKKNTRVYPCVWCKTLCKNFEMLSHVDRNGKTSLFCSLCCTTSYKVKQAGLTGPPRPCSFCRRSLSDPCYYNKVDRTVYQFCSPSCWTKFQRTSPEGGIHLSCHYCHSLFSGKPEVLDWQDQVFQFCCRDCCEDFKRLRGVVSQCEHCRQEKLLHEKLRFSGVEKSFCSEGCVLLYKQDFTKKLGLCCITCTYCSQTCQRGVTEQLDGSTWDFCSEDCKSKYLLWYCKAARCHACKRQGKLLETIHWRGQIRHFCNQQCLLRFYSQQNQPNLDTQSGPESLLNSQSPESKPQTPSQTKVENSNTVKTPEENGNLGKIPAKTRSAPTASTPPPPPPPPATPRKNKAAMCKPLMQNRGVSCKVEMKSKGSQTEEWKPQVIVLPIPVPIFVPVPMHLYCQKVPVPFSMPIPVPVPMFLPTTLESTDKIVETIEELKVKIPSNPLEADILAMAEMIAEAEELDKASSDLCDLVSNQSAEGLLEDCDLFGPARDDVLAMAVKMANVLDEPGQDLEADFPKNPLDINPSVDFLFDCGLVGPEDVSTEQDLPRTMRKGQKRLVLSESCSRDSMSSQPSCTGLNYSYGVNAWKCWVQSKYANGETSKGDELRFGPKPMRIKEDILACSAAELNYGLAQFVREITRPNGERYEPDSIYYLCLGIQQYLLENNRMVNIFTDLYYLTFVQELNKSLSTWQPTLLPNNTVFSRVEEEHLWECKQLGVYSPFVLLNTLMFFNTKFFGLQTAEEHMQLSFTNVVRQSRKCTTPRGTTKVVSIRYYAPVRQRKGRDTGPGKRKREDEAPILEQRENRMNPLRCPVKFYEFYLSKCPESLRTRNDVFYLQPERSCIAESPLWYSVIPMDRSMLESMLNRILAVREIYEELGRPGEEDLD; translated from the exons ATGGACCCCAGTGATTTCCCCAGCCCGTTTGACCCATTGACCCTGCCAGAGAAGCCCCTGGCTGGAGACCTTCCAGTAGACATGGAATTTGGAGAGGACCTACTGGAATCCCAGACTGCCCCAACTCGAGGATGGGCACCCCCTGGCCCTTCTCCATCCTCAGGAGCCCTGGACCTGCTTGATACCCCTGCTGGCCTGGAAAAAGACCCTGGAGTCCTGGATGGAGCCACTgagctgctggggctgggggggctgCTCTATAAagccccctctcccccagaggtGGACCATGGTCCTGAGGGGACCCTTGCATGGGATGCAGGAGATCAGACCCTAGAGCCTGGACCAGGAGGCCAGACCCCTGAGGTGGTACCACCTGAGGCAGGGTCTGGGGCAAATCCCTCTTCACCGGAGGGGCTACTAGAGCCGTTGGCTCCAGATTCGCCGATAACACTGCAGTCCCCCCATATTGAAGAGGAGGAGACCACCAACATAGCTACAGGGAGAAGGGGCTCccctgggcaggaggaggagcttCCCCAAGGGCAGCCACAGAGCCCAAATGGTCCCCCCAGCCCTTCAGTGGGAGAGACTCTGGGGGATGGAATCAACAGTTCTCAAACCAAACCTGGGGGCCCTAGCCCTCCTGCACACCCTTCCTTGCCAG GAGATGGCCTGACTGGGAAGGCGAGTGAGAAGCCGCCTGAGCGG AAGAGAAGCGAGCGCGTTAGAAGAGTGGAGCCTCCGAAACCTGAGGTTGTGGATTCCACTGAGAGCA TTCCAGTGTCAGATGAGGATTCTGATGCCATGGTAGATGACCCCAATGATGAGGACTTTGTGCCATTCCGGCCCCGGCGGTCCCCTCGCATGTCCCTCCGCTCGAGTGTGGCCCAAAGGGCTGGGCGCTCCGCAGTGGGCACCAAGATGACCTGTGCGCATTGCCGGACGCCACTGCAGAAGGGGCAGACTGCCTACCAGCGCAAGGGGCTGCCACAGCTCTTCTGCTCTTCATCCTGTCTCACCACTTTCTCTAAGAAGCCTTCGGGCAAAAAGACCTGTACTTTCTGCAAGAA ggaGATCTGGAATACCAAGGACTCGGTTGTGGCCCAGACTGGTTCAGGAGGCTCCTTCCACGAGTTTTGcacgtctgtctgtctgtccctgtATGAGGCCCAGCAGCAGCGCCCAATCCCCCAGTCCGGGGATCCTGCCGATGCCACTCGCTGCAGCATATGCCAGAAGACCGGAGAG GTCCTGCACGAGGTCAGCAACGGCAGTGTGGTACACCGGCTCTGCAGTGATTCATGCTTCTCCAAATTCCGGGCCAACAAGGGACTGAAAACCAACTGTTGCGACCAGTGCGGGGCTTACATCTACACCAAGACCGGGAGCCCTGGCCCTGAGCTCCTCTTCCACGAGGGCCAACAAAAGCGGTTCTGCAACACAACCTGCTTGGGGGCGTACAAGAAG AAAAACACACGTGTGTACCCCTGTGTCTGGTGCAAGACCCTGTGTAAGAACTTTGAGATGCTATCACATGTGGATCGTAATGGCAAGACCAGCTTGTtctgttccctgtgctgtaccaCCTCTTACAAAGTGAAGCAGGCAGGGCTCACTG GCCCTCCCCGACCCTGCAGCTTCTGCCGCCGCAGCCTCTCTGACCCCTGTTACTACAACAAGGTTGATCGCACAGTCTACCAATTCTGCAGCCCGAGCTGCTGGACCAAGTTCCAG cGCACAAGCCCTGAGGGGGGCATTCACCTGAGCTGTCACTACTGCCACAGCCTCTTCAGTGGCAAGCCTGAGGTCTTGGATTGGCAG GACCAGGTGTTCCAGTTCTGCTGCCGGGACTGCTGCGAGGACTTCAAGCGGCTTCGGGGGGTGGTGTCCCAGTGCGAGCACTGCCGGCAGGAGAAGCTCCTGCACGAGAAGCTTCGATTCAGTGGGGTGGAGAAGAGCTTCTGCAGTGAAG GCTGCGTGCTGCTGTACAAACAGGACTTCACAAAGAAGCTGGGGCTGTGCTGTATCACTTGTACTTACTGCTCCCAGACCTGCCAGCGTGGGGTCACCGAGCAGCTGGACGGCAGCACCTGGGACTTCTGCAGCGAGGACTGCAAGAGCAAGTACTTGCTGTGGTACTGTAAG GCTGCCCGGTGCCACGCCTGTAAGCGTCAGGGGAAGTTGCTGGAGACCATCCACTGGCGTGGGCAGATCCGCCATTTCTGCAACCAACAGTGTCTGCTGCGCTTTTATAGTCAGCAGAACCAGCCCAATCTGGACACCCAGAGTGGGCCTGAGAGCCTCCTGAACA GTCAGTCTCCTGAGTCAAAGCCCCAGACACCGTCTCAAACCAAAGTGGAGAACAGCAATACAGTGAAGACCCCAGAGGAAAATGGGAATCTGGGCAAG ATCCCTGCAAAGACCCGATCGGCTCCCACCGCTTCCACCCCTCCtccgcccccaccgcccccagcaACACCCCGCAAAAACAAAGCTGCCATGTGTAAACCACTGATGCAGAATCGGGGGGTCTCCTGCAAGGTGGAGATGAAGTCCAAAGGAAGTCAAACAG AAGAGTGGAAGCCACAGGTGATTGTGCTACCCATCCCAGTGCCCATCTTTGTGCCAGTGCCTATGCATCTGTATTGCCAGAAAGTCCCGGTGCCTTTCTCCATGCCCATCCCG GTGCCTGTGCCCATGTTCCTGCCCACCACCTTGGAGAGCACAGACAAGATTGTGGAGACCATCGAGGAGCTGAAGGTGAAGATCCCTTCCAACCCCTTGGAAGCCGACATCCTGGCTATGGCCGAAATGATTGCCGAGGCTGAGGAGTTAGACAAGGCCTCATCTGACCTTTGTG ATCTTGTGAGCAACCAGAGTGCAGAGGGGCTTCTGGAAGACTGCGACCTCTTCGGGCCAGCTCGAGATGATGTCCTGGCCATGGCTGTCAAGATGGCCAATGTCCTAGATGAGCCTGGGCAAGATTTAGAGGCTGACTTCCCCAAGA ATCCTTTGGACATTAACCCCAGTGTAGACTTCCTCTTTGATTGCGGCCTGGTAGGGCCCGAGGATGTGTCTACTGAACAAGACCTTCCCCGCACCATGAGGAAG gGTCAAAAGCGGCTGGTGCTTTCGGAGAGCTGTTCCCGGGACTCCATGAGCAGCCAGCCTAGCTGTACTGGGCTCAACTATTCATATGGTGTCAATGCTTGGAAGTGCTGGGTGCAGTCAAAATATGCCAATGGAGAAACGAGCAAGGGGGATGAGCTGCGTTTTGGCC CCAAACCGATGCGCATCAAAGAGGATATTCTGGCTTGCTCTGCTGCCGAACTCAACTACGGCCTGGCCCAGTTTGTGAGAGAAATCACTCGACCCAACGGTGAACGATACGAACCCGACAGTATCTACTATCTGTGTCTTGGCATCCAACAG tacTTGCTGGAAAATAACCGAATGGTGAACATCTTCACGGACCTTTACTACCTGACTTTCGTTCAAGAACTCAACAAGTCTCTGAGTACCTGGCAGCCCACGCTCCTCCCCAACA ATACGGTGTTCTCCCGGGTGGAGGAAGAGCACCTCTGGGAGTGTAAGCAGCTGGGGGTTTACTCGCCCTTCGTCCTCCTCAACACTCTCATGTTCTTCAACACGAAGTTTTTTGGGCTACAGACAGCCGAGGAGCACATGCAGCTCTCCTTCACCAATGTGGTGCGGCAGTCCCGCAAGTGTACCACCCCTCGGGGCACCACCAAGGTGGTGAGCATCCGCTACTATGCCCCAGTCCGCCAGAGAAAAGGGCGAG ACACGGGGCCTGGGAAACGGAAGAGAGAAGACGAAGCCCCTATCTTAGAGCAGCGTGAAAACCGCATGAATCCCCTCCGCTGCCCGGTCAAGTTCTACGAATTCTATCTCTCCAAATG TCCTGAAAGCCTCCGGACTCGCAACGATGTCTTCTACCTGCAACCCGAGCGGTCCTGCATCGCGGAGTCCCCTCTCTGGTATTCTGTCATCCCCATGGACCGCAGCATGTTGGAGAGTATGCTCAATCGCATTCTGGCTGTGCGTGAGATTTATGAGGAGCTGGGTCGTCCTGGGGAGGAAGACCTGGACTGA
- the ZMYM3 gene encoding zinc finger MYM-type protein 3 isoform X1 yields MDPSDFPSPFDPLTLPEKPLAGDLPVDMEFGEDLLESQTAPTRGWAPPGPSPSSGALDLLDTPAGLEKDPGVLDGATELLGLGGLLYKAPSPPEVDHGPEGTLAWDAGDQTLEPGPGGQTPEVVPPEAGSGANPSSPEGLLEPLAPDSPITLQSPHIEEEETTNIATGRRGSPGQEEELPQGQPQSPNGPPSPSVGETLGDGINSSQTKPGGPSPPAHPSLPGDGLTGKASEKPPERVQKRSERVRRVEPPKPEVVDSTESIPVSDEDSDAMVDDPNDEDFVPFRPRRSPRMSLRSSVAQRAGRSAVGTKMTCAHCRTPLQKGQTAYQRKGLPQLFCSSSCLTTFSKKPSGKKTCTFCKKEIWNTKDSVVAQTGSGGSFHEFCTSVCLSLYEAQQQRPIPQSGDPADATRCSICQKTGEVLHEVSNGSVVHRLCSDSCFSKFRANKGLKTNCCDQCGAYIYTKTGSPGPELLFHEGQQKRFCNTTCLGAYKKKNTRVYPCVWCKTLCKNFEMLSHVDRNGKTSLFCSLCCTTSYKVKQAGLTGPPRPCSFCRRSLSDPCYYNKVDRTVYQFCSPSCWTKFQRTSPEGGIHLSCHYCHSLFSGKPEVLDWQDQVFQFCCRDCCEDFKRLRGVVSQCEHCRQEKLLHEKLRFSGVEKSFCSEGCVLLYKQDFTKKLGLCCITCTYCSQTCQRGVTEQLDGSTWDFCSEDCKSKYLLWYCKAARCHACKRQGKLLETIHWRGQIRHFCNQQCLLRFYSQQNQPNLDTQSGPESLLNSQSPESKPQTPSQTKVENSNTVKTPEENGNLGKIPAKTRSAPTASTPPPPPPPPATPRKNKAAMCKPLMQNRGVSCKVEMKSKGSQTEEWKPQVIVLPIPVPIFVPVPMHLYCQKVPVPFSMPIPVPVPMFLPTTLESTDKIVETIEELKVKIPSNPLEADILAMAEMIAEAEELDKASSDLCDLVSNQSAEGLLEDCDLFGPARDDVLAMAVKMANVLDEPGQDLEADFPKNPLDINPSVDFLFDCGLVGPEDVSTEQDLPRTMRKGQKRLVLSESCSRDSMSSQPSCTGLNYSYGVNAWKCWVQSKYANGETSKGDELRFGPKPMRIKEDILACSAAELNYGLAQFVREITRPNGERYEPDSIYYLCLGIQQYLLENNRMVNIFTDLYYLTFVQELNKSLSTWQPTLLPNNTVFSRVEEEHLWECKQLGVYSPFVLLNTLMFFNTKFFGLQTAEEHMQLSFTNVVRQSRKCTTPRGTTKVVSIRYYAPVRQRKGRDTGPGKRKREDEAPILEQRENRMNPLRCPVKFYEFYLSKCPESLRTRNDVFYLQPERSCIAESPLWYSVIPMDRSMLESMLNRILAVREIYEELGRPGEEDLD; encoded by the exons ATGGACCCCAGTGATTTCCCCAGCCCGTTTGACCCATTGACCCTGCCAGAGAAGCCCCTGGCTGGAGACCTTCCAGTAGACATGGAATTTGGAGAGGACCTACTGGAATCCCAGACTGCCCCAACTCGAGGATGGGCACCCCCTGGCCCTTCTCCATCCTCAGGAGCCCTGGACCTGCTTGATACCCCTGCTGGCCTGGAAAAAGACCCTGGAGTCCTGGATGGAGCCACTgagctgctggggctgggggggctgCTCTATAAagccccctctcccccagaggtGGACCATGGTCCTGAGGGGACCCTTGCATGGGATGCAGGAGATCAGACCCTAGAGCCTGGACCAGGAGGCCAGACCCCTGAGGTGGTACCACCTGAGGCAGGGTCTGGGGCAAATCCCTCTTCACCGGAGGGGCTACTAGAGCCGTTGGCTCCAGATTCGCCGATAACACTGCAGTCCCCCCATATTGAAGAGGAGGAGACCACCAACATAGCTACAGGGAGAAGGGGCTCccctgggcaggaggaggagcttCCCCAAGGGCAGCCACAGAGCCCAAATGGTCCCCCCAGCCCTTCAGTGGGAGAGACTCTGGGGGATGGAATCAACAGTTCTCAAACCAAACCTGGGGGCCCTAGCCCTCCTGCACACCCTTCCTTGCCAG GAGATGGCCTGACTGGGAAGGCGAGTGAGAAGCCGCCTGAGCGG GTACAGAAGAGAAGCGAGCGCGTTAGAAGAGTGGAGCCTCCGAAACCTGAGGTTGTGGATTCCACTGAGAGCA TTCCAGTGTCAGATGAGGATTCTGATGCCATGGTAGATGACCCCAATGATGAGGACTTTGTGCCATTCCGGCCCCGGCGGTCCCCTCGCATGTCCCTCCGCTCGAGTGTGGCCCAAAGGGCTGGGCGCTCCGCAGTGGGCACCAAGATGACCTGTGCGCATTGCCGGACGCCACTGCAGAAGGGGCAGACTGCCTACCAGCGCAAGGGGCTGCCACAGCTCTTCTGCTCTTCATCCTGTCTCACCACTTTCTCTAAGAAGCCTTCGGGCAAAAAGACCTGTACTTTCTGCAAGAA ggaGATCTGGAATACCAAGGACTCGGTTGTGGCCCAGACTGGTTCAGGAGGCTCCTTCCACGAGTTTTGcacgtctgtctgtctgtccctgtATGAGGCCCAGCAGCAGCGCCCAATCCCCCAGTCCGGGGATCCTGCCGATGCCACTCGCTGCAGCATATGCCAGAAGACCGGAGAG GTCCTGCACGAGGTCAGCAACGGCAGTGTGGTACACCGGCTCTGCAGTGATTCATGCTTCTCCAAATTCCGGGCCAACAAGGGACTGAAAACCAACTGTTGCGACCAGTGCGGGGCTTACATCTACACCAAGACCGGGAGCCCTGGCCCTGAGCTCCTCTTCCACGAGGGCCAACAAAAGCGGTTCTGCAACACAACCTGCTTGGGGGCGTACAAGAAG AAAAACACACGTGTGTACCCCTGTGTCTGGTGCAAGACCCTGTGTAAGAACTTTGAGATGCTATCACATGTGGATCGTAATGGCAAGACCAGCTTGTtctgttccctgtgctgtaccaCCTCTTACAAAGTGAAGCAGGCAGGGCTCACTG GCCCTCCCCGACCCTGCAGCTTCTGCCGCCGCAGCCTCTCTGACCCCTGTTACTACAACAAGGTTGATCGCACAGTCTACCAATTCTGCAGCCCGAGCTGCTGGACCAAGTTCCAG cGCACAAGCCCTGAGGGGGGCATTCACCTGAGCTGTCACTACTGCCACAGCCTCTTCAGTGGCAAGCCTGAGGTCTTGGATTGGCAG GACCAGGTGTTCCAGTTCTGCTGCCGGGACTGCTGCGAGGACTTCAAGCGGCTTCGGGGGGTGGTGTCCCAGTGCGAGCACTGCCGGCAGGAGAAGCTCCTGCACGAGAAGCTTCGATTCAGTGGGGTGGAGAAGAGCTTCTGCAGTGAAG GCTGCGTGCTGCTGTACAAACAGGACTTCACAAAGAAGCTGGGGCTGTGCTGTATCACTTGTACTTACTGCTCCCAGACCTGCCAGCGTGGGGTCACCGAGCAGCTGGACGGCAGCACCTGGGACTTCTGCAGCGAGGACTGCAAGAGCAAGTACTTGCTGTGGTACTGTAAG GCTGCCCGGTGCCACGCCTGTAAGCGTCAGGGGAAGTTGCTGGAGACCATCCACTGGCGTGGGCAGATCCGCCATTTCTGCAACCAACAGTGTCTGCTGCGCTTTTATAGTCAGCAGAACCAGCCCAATCTGGACACCCAGAGTGGGCCTGAGAGCCTCCTGAACA GTCAGTCTCCTGAGTCAAAGCCCCAGACACCGTCTCAAACCAAAGTGGAGAACAGCAATACAGTGAAGACCCCAGAGGAAAATGGGAATCTGGGCAAG ATCCCTGCAAAGACCCGATCGGCTCCCACCGCTTCCACCCCTCCtccgcccccaccgcccccagcaACACCCCGCAAAAACAAAGCTGCCATGTGTAAACCACTGATGCAGAATCGGGGGGTCTCCTGCAAGGTGGAGATGAAGTCCAAAGGAAGTCAAACAG AAGAGTGGAAGCCACAGGTGATTGTGCTACCCATCCCAGTGCCCATCTTTGTGCCAGTGCCTATGCATCTGTATTGCCAGAAAGTCCCGGTGCCTTTCTCCATGCCCATCCCG GTGCCTGTGCCCATGTTCCTGCCCACCACCTTGGAGAGCACAGACAAGATTGTGGAGACCATCGAGGAGCTGAAGGTGAAGATCCCTTCCAACCCCTTGGAAGCCGACATCCTGGCTATGGCCGAAATGATTGCCGAGGCTGAGGAGTTAGACAAGGCCTCATCTGACCTTTGTG ATCTTGTGAGCAACCAGAGTGCAGAGGGGCTTCTGGAAGACTGCGACCTCTTCGGGCCAGCTCGAGATGATGTCCTGGCCATGGCTGTCAAGATGGCCAATGTCCTAGATGAGCCTGGGCAAGATTTAGAGGCTGACTTCCCCAAGA ATCCTTTGGACATTAACCCCAGTGTAGACTTCCTCTTTGATTGCGGCCTGGTAGGGCCCGAGGATGTGTCTACTGAACAAGACCTTCCCCGCACCATGAGGAAG gGTCAAAAGCGGCTGGTGCTTTCGGAGAGCTGTTCCCGGGACTCCATGAGCAGCCAGCCTAGCTGTACTGGGCTCAACTATTCATATGGTGTCAATGCTTGGAAGTGCTGGGTGCAGTCAAAATATGCCAATGGAGAAACGAGCAAGGGGGATGAGCTGCGTTTTGGCC CCAAACCGATGCGCATCAAAGAGGATATTCTGGCTTGCTCTGCTGCCGAACTCAACTACGGCCTGGCCCAGTTTGTGAGAGAAATCACTCGACCCAACGGTGAACGATACGAACCCGACAGTATCTACTATCTGTGTCTTGGCATCCAACAG tacTTGCTGGAAAATAACCGAATGGTGAACATCTTCACGGACCTTTACTACCTGACTTTCGTTCAAGAACTCAACAAGTCTCTGAGTACCTGGCAGCCCACGCTCCTCCCCAACA ATACGGTGTTCTCCCGGGTGGAGGAAGAGCACCTCTGGGAGTGTAAGCAGCTGGGGGTTTACTCGCCCTTCGTCCTCCTCAACACTCTCATGTTCTTCAACACGAAGTTTTTTGGGCTACAGACAGCCGAGGAGCACATGCAGCTCTCCTTCACCAATGTGGTGCGGCAGTCCCGCAAGTGTACCACCCCTCGGGGCACCACCAAGGTGGTGAGCATCCGCTACTATGCCCCAGTCCGCCAGAGAAAAGGGCGAG ACACGGGGCCTGGGAAACGGAAGAGAGAAGACGAAGCCCCTATCTTAGAGCAGCGTGAAAACCGCATGAATCCCCTCCGCTGCCCGGTCAAGTTCTACGAATTCTATCTCTCCAAATG TCCTGAAAGCCTCCGGACTCGCAACGATGTCTTCTACCTGCAACCCGAGCGGTCCTGCATCGCGGAGTCCCCTCTCTGGTATTCTGTCATCCCCATGGACCGCAGCATGTTGGAGAGTATGCTCAATCGCATTCTGGCTGTGCGTGAGATTTATGAGGAGCTGGGTCGTCCTGGGGAGGAAGACCTGGACTGA